The following proteins come from a genomic window of Streptococcus oralis:
- a CDS encoding sensor histidine kinase, whose protein sequence is MNYILISILLLTNIILAISLIRYHLTVRDLSRQMEEKIRSGSMKRIGVNFFSKTILRLHNQIENLFQEVEQNQLIMKREKRTLDMAISNIAHDIRTPLTIASGYTQQLIKHPDNSPETLNKIAHHLDLVSKRLEALLEYRHLMEGAVKPKLEELDLSTFITKKTLAYYDVFQSSQIVLDFNVEPGLKTTTDEDLLDRIIQNLLGNVLKHGKEKARLSLKKEENRLVLEIDNLVKKPIKNIDNLSNRFYSENMSDTEESSGLGLYITEELVHLLGADMKLATDGEWFSVFIYF, encoded by the coding sequence ATGAATTACATTTTGATATCAATATTACTCCTTACTAACATTATTTTGGCGATTTCTTTGATTCGCTATCATCTAACAGTTAGAGATTTAAGCAGACAAATGGAAGAAAAGATTCGCTCTGGTAGCATGAAGAGGATCGGGGTAAATTTCTTTTCAAAGACCATTTTGCGTCTACATAACCAAATTGAGAATCTATTTCAAGAAGTGGAGCAAAACCAGCTAATCATGAAGCGTGAAAAACGCACCCTAGATATGGCAATCAGTAACATAGCTCATGATATTCGGACACCTTTGACAATCGCTTCAGGATATACTCAGCAACTGATAAAACATCCCGATAATAGTCCAGAAACCTTAAACAAAATAGCCCATCATCTTGATTTGGTTTCCAAACGTTTGGAAGCTCTTCTTGAATACCGTCATTTGATGGAAGGAGCAGTCAAACCGAAACTGGAAGAGCTTGATTTATCAACTTTTATAACGAAAAAGACTTTAGCTTATTACGACGTTTTTCAATCTTCACAGATTGTTCTTGATTTTAACGTTGAACCAGGATTGAAAACGACGACTGATGAGGACTTGCTTGATCGAATTATACAAAACCTCCTTGGAAATGTTCTTAAGCACGGCAAGGAGAAGGCTCGACTTTCTTTGAAAAAGGAAGAAAATAGGCTTGTTTTGGAAATTGATAATCTAGTCAAAAAACCTATCAAGAATATAGACAATCTCAGCAATCGTTTTTATTCTGAAAATATGTCAGATACCGAAGAATCGTCTGGTTTAGGCCTCTATATTACCGAGGAATTAGTTCATCTTCTTGGAGCGGATATGAAACTAGCCACTGATGGAGAATGGTTTTCGGTCTTTATCTATTTTTAA